The Poecile atricapillus isolate bPoeAtr1 chromosome 35, bPoeAtr1.hap1, whole genome shotgun sequence genomic interval CCCCCGAGCCGCccgtgctgctggagctctctCCACCCGCGGGGGTCCCGGCCCCCCTGGCGCCGCAGCCCATCCTCAAGAATGACAAGGGTATTTACGGCCGCGGTTTGCCGTGTGCATGGAGTGTCACTGGCTGCCCACGGGATACTAACCCCGCCCGGGGCCCCGGCGTGTGGGGATAGACCGAGCCGAGCAGCCGGTGAGCCGGGGCGCAGGGAGGGACGGGGCTCGGCACGGGCACGGTCCCGGCGGTCACTAACGCGTGTCCTCGGGCACGGAGCACGGTGTGGTTTGTTTGTGGCATGGGCACTGCGAGCTGAGCTGGCTTCACACACGGAGGAGCTGCCAcgtgcctgtccctgctgtgtgtgGTGTCCACGTGGTGTCCCCGTGTCGCAAGGGGGGACGTGGGCAGTGCTGGTGGCAAACTGGGCTGTCCCCACGCTCTGCCTGAAGTGTTGGGAACCCCAGGAACACCCTGACGCCTGCAGAGAGCTTTGTCAGGGCTCCTGTGTGCCGTGGGCATGGAGGcccttcccagagcaggaaGAGGGACTCAGGAAGAGGGAATCCAGGTAATGGCTGCACGGGAGCATCACGGTCACCTCCAGGTGACCTCCGGCCTCCAAGGTTGGGGGCACCTGGCTCTCCTTCAGTAACTGGTGTGGTCAGTGCTGTGGGTCACGAGTGATGGTGACGCTACAGCTGGTGGCCCTCTGGGCACCCAGAGGTGCTGTTCCCTGAGGGGGGTTCAGGGTTATCCCAGATCATCCCTGTGGTGAAGCCATGGTTGTGCAGCGGCCCTGGGGGCTTGGTGACTGGGGTCTCCATGCTGTGTGTTTGAGGGGAGTCAAGAGGGGCCCTGACACACTGGGCTTCTGCCACCTCAGCACCCTGGGAGTGACACCCACCTCCTCCTCGAGCTGGTGCCACAGGCTGGAGCTGGCTCGGGATTCATTCCAGAGCCTCCGGGCACTTGTGGGGCTCTGGCACCTGGCTCCCACCACAGTGAGAGGCTGAGGACCCACTCCTGCCACCCTGCTGATGTCACTTGGGGTGCAGTGAGAGCTCCTGATGGCATTCAGAGTGCAGGGAATGCTCCATCCACCACCTAGCTGGGTTGACTGGTGGCTGCACTGGGAGCCAGCAACAAAGGCTGTGTCCCCTTGATCTACCCAAGGTGGGAAGAGTGAGGGGTGTGTGTCTCTGCAGGGTCTGGCACAGAGTCCGACAGCGATGAATCCGTACCAGAGCTCGAAGAGCAGGACTCCACACAGGCCACGACACAGCAGGCACAGGTAGGGCAGGTGGTACACGCCATCCGTGGTGGATCAGAGTCCCTGAGGTGTCACTCCAGGATTGTCACGGATCCCTCTGGttttccttccctgcagctcGCGGCAGCAGCCGAAATAGATGAAGAACCCGtcagcaaagcaaaacagagcCGGAGCGAGAAGAAAGCTCGGAAGGTGAGgcttctcctgccccagggTTCAGAGTGACGCTGGGGATCTCACCAGTCCTGGGATTGGAGTGTTCCCTCCAGCTGACAGCCCAGGAGTGCTGCTCCGTGGCAGTGGATGCACATTTCCATTTGTATCCATGCAGCAAATGTTGGATCTGGGACTCTGGAGAGAGGAGTGGGCACGTCTGGGTTGGTTCCAGAGCTGCTCTTCCCTCACTGACCTTTCCCTCCTGTTTTTCAGGCAATGTCCAAGCTGGGCCTTCGCCAGGTGACAGGAGTCACCAGAGTCACCATCCGGAAATCCAAGAACATCCTCTTTGTCATCACAAAGCCAGACGTGTACAAGAGCCCGGCGTCAGACACCTACATCGTCTTCGGCGAGGCCAAGGTGAGCCCACCCTGGAGCCAGCAGGACACTGTGCCAGGGCTCCTTCCTGTCACCTGTGCACTGTGTGGCTCCTGCCAGGGaatgtgctggcactgcccaggacCGGCCTCATCgctcctttccttccctcctgcagaTCGAAGACCTGTCCCAGCAGGCTCAGCTGGCGGCCGCCGAAAAGTTCAAAGTGCAAGGAGAACCTGTTTCCAACATCCAGGAAAACACACAGACCCCCACCGTGCAGGAGGAGAGCGAGGAAGAGGAGGTAACGCCTTCCCAGGCCTGTCTGTGGGGTTTGGCTTAATCCACGGATTCCTCTCCTTCATCCGTGTTTCTGCTGTGGTGGTAAAGGGAGAGCACAGGGTTCTGCCCTGGGGGTGTTTACAGTGCATGCCTGTCCTCCTGGCTCCCAATCCAGACAACCCCAGCCCGTGCCAGGCCTGGAACTGGCACCAATCCTGGGCTGTTCTTCCTTCAGGTTGACGAAACCGGCGTGGAGGTGAAAGACATCGAGCTGGTGATGTCTCAGGCGAACGTGTCGCGAGCAAAGGCCGTGCGAGCCCTCAAGAACAACAGTAACGACATTGTAAACGCGATAATGGTGAGTGTTGGGGGGCAGCagctttggggggtccctgggggaaGCTGCCggctccaggctggctcctgACTCCCGTTCTCCCCACAGGAGCTGACGATGTAGCCGCCGGAGGGAGGAGCCTTTTTTGGTGTTTCAGAGAAGAGTAAAATACaactaaatttaaaatttgtacTATTTCTATCGGTTAATAAAAGTTGTGGCTTATTGTTGGTGAAACCGCTGCTCTGTGGTGCTTTGCTGcctgcccttccctgggagTTGTGGCCCCAGGGTGGAGCCTTCCTCCCGGGAAGATCCCGGCGCCGATATCCCGTCCTGGAACATCACCTGCCCgttccctcctttccttcctgtcccAGAGCCTGGCTGGACACGAGCCCGGGTCAGCTCAGTCAGCTGCAGGGTCACCCCTTCATCCCCTCGGGGCTCCCTTCGGGGAGGGCTCCTCACTTCCCTGCAGCAGGCGGGAATGGGGAATCGTGGATGAGGGAGAAGCTGTGGACTCCTGTAAAGGCTTTGGGACAGGTGCACTCCTGGGGTTCAACCCtggctgctggccgggcccaCAGGGTGgtggggagctgggctgtgtccAGGTGGTGACTCTGTGAAGGACAGACCTTTATCCATGACCTGGTGAGGGCATCGAGGGTGCCCTGGTTTGTGGATGACACCAGCTTGGGTGGGATATTGATCTGCTGGAAGGCAGGAAGCTCCACAGAGCCATCTGGACAGGACAGATCCCATGGAACACTCCAGGTTGGGGGAAGAGGGgctggaaagctgggaaaggccctgggggtgctggtgccAGCGGCTGGACAcgagcccaggtgtgcccaggatggcacctgggctgtcccagccatggggacagggattgtccccctgtgctggcactgctggggctccTCCAGCGCTGggtgcagctctgggccctCAGGGCCACagagacattgaggggctggagatgggaatggagctggggaagggctggagcagcaggagaaggctctggagaagtcctgagggggctgggaaagggctgggcctggagaaaaggaggctcaggagggatcTTTTCACCCCACACCTCCCTGACGGGAGAGTGGGGCCTGCTggggccgggctctgctccccgGGAACACCGGGACAAGGACagtgggggggtcccgggggtctcctCCCCGCTCCGCGCCCCTTCCCGCTCACCGGCGCGCACTGCGCATGCGCGcccagaagctgctggaagggcAGCGGGCGGGGGcgcgcgcggggcgggggcgcgcgCCGGGGGGGGGCCGCGCACgcgcggtggcggcggcgggaggaggCGGCGCGCGCGGGGCGCGGGGATTTTGCTGCGTCACCACGGGCCGAGCGCGCGCGGGGCATTGTGGGAGCGAGGCCGCGCCGAGCCCCGAGCCCGCCCGGAGCCACCGGAGCCGCCGCCGGAGCCCCCGGAGCCCTCCCGGCACCGCCCGaccgccgccgcgccgcccgcggAGCCCGCGACACCGCCCGGAGCCCGACCCGCACGCCGCAGGGAGCGCCCGCCACAGCCGTCGCAATCCGCCATGTGAGGCCCGGGGGTGGGAGCGGCGCGGGCAGGCCCCGCCAGGCCCCGCCGGGCCGCGGGCGCTACCGCGGGAGCCGCCCCGGCGCCGCCGAGCGCGGGCTCCCGCCGCGTGCTGACCTTGGGCGGCCCCGCCACCGCGCCGGTCGGTCTTGTCCCGGTTATCGGTTGGGCCCGGCCCCGGTTACCGGGTGAGGGCGGAGCGCCCCGGTTCCCGGCTCGGCCCCGGTTCGCGCTCGGTTCCGCGGTGCGGGCGGGATCTCCCATCCCCGCTCCGGGATGTGTGGAATGAATGGGGCCGCGGGGGGTGTTCGGGGGGTGCTGCGCGTTTCTCGGTGCCTCGGTGGCCACCGGCACCCGCCGAACGGTGGCGGCCGAAACCGCGGCAAACTCCCGGTAAGTAACGCGTGGAACCATCCAGAGCGTGCAGGCGAGCGAATCTGTTTGTAAACTTCCAGTTTTCCACGTAAAATCCATCCCTGGGTTTTGCGCTGTCCCTGAGcgtgtccaaggccaggctggacagggctggtgTGGAACGGGACGGGCTTTCAGGTCCTTAACAACCCGAACCGTTCCAGAATTCGCTGAAATTCGAGGGGCCAAAAGGTCCCTCAGGAGGAGGTGGAATCGCATGGAAACCCCCGGTGTGGGTGAGCCGCTGGATCTCCGAGTGTTTCCACGTGCATCCCGAGCGGAATCCCggctgctgcagtgccagggagcTCTAATTAATCTCCTTCCTTGGAATTCTCCCGGGGCCGCTTCAGCCACCCAAAACCAGCTCGGGGCAGAGCTCCGGTCGACGTGAGTGTtccctggcagagctcaggaaaGAAGAGCCGGAGTTTTCCGTGTGCGGGGTGACACTCAGGAGGGAAAAGTGGCTGGGAAAGAAGAGCTGCAGTGCCCTGGGAGATGCAGGCAGCATTCCCACATCTCCAGCGGCAGGACAAGGCTTCCAACTGCTAGAGAGCAGGGTTAAGTGAGATATTGGGGCAAAAATTCCTCCTCAGAGGGCGGTGAGGCactgggatggattttccagaggatgccccatccctggaggtgtccaaggccaggttggacagggtttggagcagcctgggatagctGGAGGTTGCACATGGCAGGGGGGGAGGCTGAATGAGcctcaaggtcccttccaacccaaaccattccatgattctgtgacctCCACGTGTCTGGCTGGAGGGACTGGAGGCAGTAGCACTTcctgaggttttgttttgtcagGAATTTGGTCTGAGGACAGCGTTATGGGGACCGGTGGTTTTCggtcccttgtccccagccaggCTTTTACTTTTGTTCTCAAACCCTAAGCAGTGGAGGTGCTTCATCTTAACATGAGTGAAAGTGAGAGAGTGATCAAGCTGGAGCTTTTTGGTGTGATTTCTGTAGATTTCATCATCCTGAAACTGCAGCGCTGCTGCATCTGTGTAGAATTGTCTAAAATCTAAAATGAGGcgctttttttaatgaaaaacacaCCTTTCCAGGGTCTctaaatgaaaggaaaagtcACTTTGTAAAACAGGTTTTATTGCTGTCTGGGAGGGGAAAATCTGGTTGAGGATCTGACTCCTGCAGCGTCCTcgagctgggggagctgtcaggATCCTTCCAGGAGACAAAGATGGGATTCCATAGGCACAGGATACAGACAGAGAACACGAGAACAGGTTTGGAAacttcctcagagccacagatgGGGAGATTTGAGATTCCACTGGCGAGTTCAGCGTgtcagaagctgctgctgctgtgccagagaCCAGGATATATCCAGGGATATCCAATAGAGCCCCCGTGGATCAGGCAGAGCCTTGAGGGCTCTGCAGTGAAACTGAGCCTCCACATTGCCCATCAGTGCTGCTGGGAAGCTTCTAGAACCTGTTCCACAGTGCTGGAATAACGATTGCCATTGGAATGTGGGGACTGGAAGAGCCAGAGGAGCCGTGGGGGTGGCCGTGGCTGCTCAGGAAGTCCCCAAAACACAGGTGGACAGGACAGAGGAAATCCTCACTGGAATGGAGCACTGGGAACCACCCAGGATGGAGCACGtttaaattccctttttccaaATCCCAGGGGGGTGCTGGATAACCAAAACACCCTTGGCACGAGGCTGAGCTCCCTGGGGATTCGGGTAACAGGTGGTGGGTCAGTGCCTGTGAGAGGAGATTTTCCGTGGGTGTgtgggaacactgggagcacGTGCACGGCTCCCCAcgggctgctgctgtgtggggTTTGTCTCCTGGGAATCTCCGTGTGGGCAGGAGACAAAAAGCAGCTGCGGCTTCCGCCTCATCCCAACTCTCCGGCGGGTCCTGCGTTACTGGTTGGAACGGGTGAGTCCTGACTGGAGCTCACAGGGAGGTTTCCCTCCTCCCTTTGGGAGGTTGAGATTGGAAAAGCAGATAAAAGGAGGAGAGGCAGCTCCAGCGCATTCCAAGCACACTTGGGGTGGATTCCCAGGAAAGCAGCGCAGGTTTAGGTTCAGAAACGCGGATTTTGGCCAAGTAAAACTTATCTGGGAtcttgctgctctgcagctcgatgtgtgtgtgtgttgccTTGAGCTGAGTGGGATTTCTGGAAGCACTGGGAGTTTTGTTGGTGCCTCAAATCCCCAATCCTGGCGGAGATGCCGAGGTCAGGGCCGGCAGCCGGGACGCGTGCGGCTCCCTGGGAAGGCTGGAGATGTCTCCATTGACATTGAGAACTGGGAAGTGTTAACTCCATTCAGCCCCTGCGTCATCCAGGCAGGGACACTGAGATTTCTGTTGGATAATGGGGCTGGAGCGACGTTCCAAGTGCCCCACGCTGGGGGGTTTTGtctcccagcacagagggaacAGAGCAGGGCATTTCTCATCTTCCTTTCCTCTTGAGAGTCTTTCATTCCCCgttaaaagagaaaatctgtGTCCAAGAAGGGTTTAAAAATACCACAGTAAGAAaattgctgctctgctgctgcacttCACCTGAATAAGGTGATAATTAATATTCCCTGAAATGCTGCTATGGGGAATGAGGGGAAGCATCAGGTTTTCACCCCTGGAACAGCTGAAACTCAAGGCTGAATTCAGAATCCACTTGTTTTTATGCTCTTGGAAATTAAATCCTTGGACATTGGTCTCTGCTCAGGTGTTGTGGCACCTACAGGAGGCTGTCCAAAGCATCGTGGCCAttctgctgcctttccctgAGCTGGCACCAGTTTGTCCAGGACTGTGGCACTGGGGGAGCTCAGAGGTGACTGGTTTGGGgttcagctggagctgggctgtgccatggTTGGGTTCATCCCTAGGAAATGTGAATGGGAGCAGTAGGAGCCTTCGGGTGAGTCCCTTTACTAAATGTGCCACAGCTCAGTGCCAACAATTAATTGATGGTCAGGTGAGTCAAAATCTTGATGTGGAAGTTTAGCAAAGGATTCCTTAATAAACACCTTAATAAAGGACACCAA includes:
- the NACA gene encoding nascent polypeptide-associated complex subunit alpha isoform X3; translated protein: MPGEATETVPATEQELPQPQAETGSGTESDSDESVPELEEQDSTQATTQQAQLAAAAEIDEEPVSKAKQSRSEKKARKAMSKLGLRQVTGVTRVTIRKSKNILFVITKPDVYKSPASDTYIVFGEAKIEDLSQQAQLAAAEKFKVQGEPVSNIQENTQTPTVQEESEEEEVDETGVEVKDIELVMSQANVSRAKAVRALKNNSNDIVNAIMELTM